A stretch of the Myxococcaceae bacterium JPH2 genome encodes the following:
- a CDS encoding sigma-70 family RNA polymerase sigma factor, with amino-acid sequence MGDKSDMELVKAAKAGDTRALEELLSRHEKQVYRFGLRMCGSEEQAREVLQETLLAAFQGIHSFRGEAELSTWLYQVARTHCLRARRQRAGAPVEHEPLDTPVAQHVPSAERTPDEASHARQLGEVLHTAILALPDTYREALILRDVEGLSADEAARVVGIEVRALKSRLHRARNQLREDLTTLLGESAVDTGNGCPELAQVLAQDAEGDIDQATCVRLEEHLATCPNCSDACDSLQRTVSLCRRIPGDAVPAPVRAAVRQALTRALTP; translated from the coding sequence ATGGGCGACAAGAGCGACATGGAGCTGGTGAAGGCCGCGAAGGCGGGGGACACTCGGGCGCTCGAGGAGCTGCTCAGCCGCCACGAGAAGCAGGTGTACCGCTTCGGCCTGCGCATGTGCGGCTCCGAGGAGCAGGCCCGCGAGGTCCTCCAGGAGACGCTGCTGGCGGCCTTCCAGGGCATCCATTCGTTCCGCGGCGAGGCGGAGTTGTCCACCTGGCTCTATCAGGTCGCTCGCACGCACTGCCTGCGGGCGCGGCGGCAGCGCGCGGGCGCCCCTGTCGAGCACGAGCCCTTGGATACGCCCGTGGCCCAGCACGTGCCCTCGGCCGAGCGCACGCCGGACGAGGCCTCGCACGCGCGGCAGCTCGGCGAGGTGCTGCACACGGCCATCCTCGCGCTGCCGGACACCTACCGCGAGGCGCTCATCCTGCGTGACGTGGAAGGCCTGAGCGCCGATGAGGCCGCGCGCGTGGTGGGCATCGAGGTGCGGGCGCTCAAGAGCCGGCTGCACCGCGCGCGCAACCAACTGCGCGAGGACCTGACCACGCTCCTCGGAGAGAGCGCCGTGGACACGGGCAACGGCTGCCCCGAGCTGGCCCAGGTGCTCGCCCAGGACGCCGAGGGGGACATCGACCAGGCCACCTGTGTCCGCCTGGAGGAGCACCTCGCCACGTGTCCCAATTGCTCGGACGCATGTGACTCGCTGCAGCGCACGGTGTCGCTGTGTCGTCGCATCCCGGGGGACGCCGTGCCCGCGCCGGTCCGCGCCGCGGTGAGGCAGGCCCTCACCCGCGCCCTGACGCCTTGA
- a CDS encoding MBL fold metallo-hydrolase has product MIFRQLFDAESSTYTYLIGDPVSRQAVLIDPVLEQVDRDLRRVSELGLKLTHVLDTHVHADHVTASGVLRERTGCEVVGGEGGAPCANRHVKHGDTVQVGALSFQVLATPGHTDDSVSYLLGDRVFTGDALLVRSNGRTDFQNGNAGQLHDSITRVLFALPDDTLVFPAHDYQGHTATSIAEEKQHNPRLAGKSREDFIQVMENLRLPNPKKIHLAVPANRECGRLPPPLPSP; this is encoded by the coding sequence ATGATTTTCCGTCAACTCTTCGATGCCGAGTCTTCTACCTACACCTATCTCATCGGGGATCCGGTCTCACGCCAGGCCGTCCTCATCGACCCCGTGCTCGAGCAGGTGGATCGCGACCTGCGCCGCGTGTCCGAGCTGGGGCTGAAGTTGACCCACGTATTGGATACCCACGTGCACGCCGACCACGTCACCGCCTCGGGCGTGCTGCGCGAGCGCACGGGCTGCGAGGTGGTGGGCGGGGAAGGGGGCGCGCCCTGCGCCAACCGCCACGTCAAGCACGGCGACACCGTCCAGGTGGGCGCGCTGTCCTTCCAGGTGCTCGCGACGCCGGGGCACACCGATGACAGCGTCAGCTATCTCCTGGGCGACCGCGTGTTCACCGGCGACGCGCTGCTCGTGCGCAGCAACGGCCGCACCGACTTCCAGAATGGCAACGCGGGCCAGCTCCACGACTCCATCACCCGCGTGCTGTTCGCGCTGCCCGATGACACGCTCGTCTTCCCGGCCCACGACTACCAGGGCCACACCGCCACGAGCATCGCCGAGGAGAAGCAGCACAACCCCCGGCTGGCGGGAAAGAGTCGCGAGGACTTCATCCAGGTGATGGAGAACCTGCGGCTCCCCAACCCCAAGAAGATCCACCTGGCCGTCCCCGCCAATCGTGAGTGCGGAAGACTGCCTCCTCCGCTCCCTTCCCCGTGA
- a CDS encoding rhodanese-like domain-containing protein, giving the protein MTTALYQDITPAQLGTLGPEVRRIDVREPDEFVGPLGHLPGAELVPLGTLESSAASWRRDAPLLLICRSGKRSVIAARLLSAQGFISLYNLAGGMLAVRESS; this is encoded by the coding sequence ATGACGACCGCTCTCTATCAAGACATCACTCCGGCCCAGCTCGGCACGCTGGGCCCCGAGGTCCGCCGCATCGACGTGCGCGAGCCGGACGAGTTCGTGGGACCGCTGGGCCACCTGCCCGGCGCGGAGCTCGTCCCGCTGGGGACGCTGGAGTCCTCGGCGGCCTCGTGGCGGCGGGACGCGCCGCTCTTGCTCATCTGTCGCTCGGGGAAGCGCTCGGTGATCGCCGCGCGGCTCTTGTCCGCCCAGGGCTTCATTTCGCTGTACAACCTCGCCGGCGGCATGCTCGCCGTGCGCGAGTCCTCCTGA
- a CDS encoding sulfite exporter TauE/SafE family protein codes for MPLLGFTLAALIGLSLGLLGGGGSILTVPILVYVLGFDPKQSIAMGLAVVGMTSLVGAASHWRKGNVRLRASLPFAALTMAGTYAGARFSVHVPGVIQLILFAIIMLVAAFFMFRNSRADAAKGTDGTEGGRPGSIPLLVLSALGVGSITGLVGVGGGFLIVPTLVLLLGLPMKQAVGTSLLVIALNSFVGFAGYLGHVVVPWGYLAGFTAVAVVGILVGTWASHFVSQASLKRAFSVFLVVMGAGILMKNRDTLARLGGATPVTATAPAPAAAASSSVPSR; via the coding sequence ATGCCTCTTCTGGGATTCACCCTCGCGGCGCTCATCGGCCTGTCGCTCGGATTGTTGGGCGGCGGCGGCTCCATCCTCACGGTGCCCATCCTCGTGTACGTGCTCGGGTTCGACCCCAAGCAGTCCATCGCGATGGGATTGGCCGTGGTGGGGATGACGAGCCTGGTGGGCGCCGCCAGTCACTGGCGCAAGGGCAACGTCCGGCTGCGCGCCTCGCTGCCCTTCGCCGCGCTCACCATGGCGGGCACCTACGCGGGAGCGAGGTTCTCCGTTCACGTGCCGGGCGTCATCCAGCTCATCCTCTTCGCCATCATCATGCTGGTGGCCGCGTTCTTCATGTTCCGCAACAGCCGCGCGGACGCCGCGAAGGGCACCGACGGCACCGAGGGTGGACGCCCCGGCAGCATCCCGCTGCTCGTCCTGTCCGCCCTGGGCGTGGGCTCCATCACGGGCCTGGTGGGCGTGGGGGGCGGTTTCCTCATCGTCCCCACGCTGGTGCTGCTGTTGGGCCTGCCCATGAAGCAGGCGGTGGGCACGAGCCTGCTCGTCATCGCGCTCAACTCCTTCGTCGGCTTCGCGGGCTACCTGGGGCACGTGGTGGTGCCTTGGGGCTATCTGGCGGGGTTCACCGCGGTCGCGGTGGTGGGAATCCTCGTGGGCACGTGGGCGTCCCACTTCGTGTCCCAGGCCTCGCTCAAGCGCGCGTTCTCCGTGTTCCTGGTGGTGATGGGCGCGGGCATCCTGATGAAGAACCGCGACACGTTGGCGCGACTGGGCGGAGCCACGCCCGTCACCGCCACCGCGCCCGCGCCCGCCGCCGCGGCATCCTCTTCCGTTCCCTCGCGCTGA
- a CDS encoding YeeE/YedE family protein, whose translation MHPFLAALAGGVLIGLSASLLLLFNGRTAGISGITGGLLAPVAGEWGWRAAFVGGLVAGGFLLRALAPGLLGAPVVTGALIPVAAGLLVGFGTRLGNGCTSGHGVCGLAHGAPRSLAATMTFMAAGALTVFVVRHVLGGAA comes from the coding sequence ATGCATCCGTTTCTCGCCGCACTCGCGGGCGGGGTCCTCATCGGGCTCTCCGCCTCGCTCCTTCTCTTGTTCAACGGCCGGACCGCGGGCATCAGCGGCATCACCGGAGGACTGCTCGCGCCAGTCGCCGGAGAGTGGGGCTGGCGCGCGGCCTTCGTCGGAGGGCTCGTCGCGGGTGGGTTCCTGTTGCGCGCGCTCGCGCCGGGGTTGCTCGGGGCGCCGGTCGTCACGGGCGCGCTGATTCCGGTGGCGGCGGGCTTGCTCGTGGGCTTTGGCACGCGGCTGGGCAATGGCTGCACCAGCGGTCACGGCGTCTGCGGGCTGGCCCACGGGGCTCCGCGCTCGCTGGCGGCCACGATGACGTTCATGGCGGCCGGAGCGCTCACTGTCTTCGTCGTGCGTCACGTCCTGGGAGGTGCGGCATGA
- a CDS encoding YeeE/YedE family protein, with amino-acid sequence MKAGFMAALAGLLFALGLGLGGMTDPAKVVGFLDFAGAWDPSLAFVMGGALAVHAPLQRLIRRRRSPVLATEFPARSKARVDLRLVGGAALFGVGWGLAGYCPGPALVSLASGTGTALLFGASMLGGMLLFRIVDGMRARLAAGLVTSSS; translated from the coding sequence ATGAAGGCCGGATTCATGGCGGCGCTCGCGGGGCTGCTCTTCGCCCTGGGCCTGGGCCTGGGCGGCATGACGGACCCCGCCAAGGTGGTGGGCTTCCTGGACTTCGCGGGCGCGTGGGACCCTTCGCTCGCGTTCGTGATGGGCGGTGCGCTGGCGGTCCATGCACCCCTCCAGCGGCTCATCCGTCGGCGCCGCTCGCCGGTGCTGGCCACGGAGTTCCCGGCGCGCTCCAAGGCGCGAGTGGACTTGCGGCTGGTGGGCGGCGCGGCCCTGTTCGGGGTGGGCTGGGGCCTCGCGGGCTACTGCCCGGGTCCCGCGCTGGTGTCGCTGGCCTCGGGGACGGGGACGGCGCTCCTGTTCGGGGCCTCCATGCTCGGAGGCATGCTCCTCTTCCGGATCGTGGATGGCATGCGCGCGCGTCTCGCGGCCGGGCTGGTAACGTCCTCGTCCTGA
- a CDS encoding FAD-dependent oxidoreductase, protein MERGTDVVILGAGVVGLSAARRLAALGARVTVLDAVEPGGRGSRAAAGVAIPSVRLLDDGPMLAFARAGRMLLAEELATLPDSAQLRRGQGILRVTPDSKSRDALAESAARDTEGLGTWVDSVKLAQLEPALEGTPLLGAFVSEHGHMVDTEGYLNALLHEAQRAGVRLRLGESVRSLAEQHGRVHLQTDRDVLSAEHVLVAAGPWSTKIPGVPGLPLKPLRGQMLVVHSPGLKLSRVVSGSTYLAPWRAGEIVVGATEEDAGFVEQVTPAGLLHLSATVAKLAPRLREARFVRAWAGLRAATPDGRPYLGRFPGMRQTYVATGLGGQGILTGALAAVALVDLITQGRSDIAAPFDPARLAG, encoded by the coding sequence ATGGAGCGAGGAACCGACGTCGTCATCCTGGGCGCGGGCGTCGTGGGACTGTCGGCCGCTCGGCGGCTGGCGGCCCTGGGCGCCCGCGTCACCGTGCTGGACGCGGTGGAGCCCGGAGGTCGGGGCTCGCGCGCGGCGGCCGGGGTGGCCATCCCCTCCGTTCGGCTGTTGGACGACGGGCCCATGCTCGCCTTCGCCCGGGCAGGCCGCATGCTGCTCGCGGAGGAGCTGGCCACGCTGCCGGACAGCGCGCAGCTTCGACGCGGGCAGGGCATCCTCCGCGTGACGCCGGACTCGAAGAGCCGTGACGCGCTGGCCGAGTCCGCCGCGCGCGACACCGAGGGACTGGGCACCTGGGTGGATTCCGTGAAGCTCGCGCAGCTGGAGCCCGCGCTGGAGGGCACGCCGCTGCTCGGCGCCTTCGTCTCCGAGCACGGCCACATGGTGGACACCGAGGGCTACCTGAACGCGCTGTTGCACGAGGCCCAGCGCGCCGGGGTGCGCCTGCGGCTCGGTGAGTCCGTGCGCTCCCTGGCCGAGCAGCACGGCCGAGTTCATCTCCAGACGGACCGCGATGTGCTGAGCGCCGAGCACGTGCTCGTCGCCGCGGGCCCGTGGTCCACGAAGATTCCCGGCGTGCCGGGCCTGCCGCTGAAGCCCCTGCGCGGGCAGATGCTGGTGGTGCACTCGCCGGGCTTGAAGTTGTCGCGCGTCGTCTCGGGGTCCACGTACCTGGCGCCGTGGCGCGCGGGTGAGATTGTCGTGGGCGCCACCGAGGAGGACGCGGGCTTCGTCGAGCAGGTGACCCCCGCGGGCCTGCTGCACCTGAGCGCCACGGTGGCCAAGCTGGCGCCCCGTCTGCGCGAGGCCCGCTTCGTGCGCGCCTGGGCCGGACTGCGCGCCGCGACGCCCGATGGTCGCCCATACCTGGGGCGCTTCCCCGGCATGCGCCAGACGTACGTCGCGACGGGACTGGGCGGCCAGGGCATCCTCACCGGTGCGCTGGCGGCGGTCGCCCTGGTGGACCTCATCACGCAGGGCCGCAGTGACATCGCGGCCCCGTTCGATCCCGCGCGGCTCGCGGGCTGA